The following coding sequences lie in one Leishmania panamensis strain MHOM/PA/94/PSC-1 chromosome 19 sequence genomic window:
- a CDS encoding histone H3 variant, putative (TriTrypDB/GeneDB-style sysID: LpmP.19.0600), with the protein MAGVTKSAVAAKRPSKSVASRKANRMSRKMAKRQVKEQHAGAAGTKRQHRWRPGTVALREVRKYQHSTEMLISRAPFRRLVKEVMSTIKDTMRMRSSALEAIQEATECYIVSLLGDANLCTIHAKRVTLYPRDLQLAMRLRGDRA; encoded by the coding sequence ATGGCTGGAGTCACCAAgtctgctgttgcggcgaAGCGCCCGAGCAAGAGTGTGGCGAGCCGCAAGGCCAACAGGATGAGCCGCAAGATGGCCAAGAGGCAGGTCAAGGAACAGcacgcaggtgctgccgGCACCAAACGTCAGCATCGCTGGCGCCCAGGCACTGTTGCCCTGCGTGAAGTGCGGAAGTACCAGCACTCGACGGAAATGCTGATCTCGCGTGCCCCGTTCCGTCGCCTTGTGAAGGAAGTCATGTCTACCATCAAGGACACAATGCgcatgcgcagctccgcTCTGGAGGCGATCCAGGAAGCGACGGAATGCTACATTGTGAGCCTGCTCGGCGACGCGAATCTGTGCACCATACATGCCAAGCGTGTGACGCTCTACCCAAGGGACCTGCAGCTCGCGATGCGCCTCCGTGGGGACCGCGCGTAG